The following proteins are co-located in the Paludibaculum fermentans genome:
- a CDS encoding ribonuclease E inhibitor RraB, with product MANPFPSDDNGRVLLRMQENGDDLAKPRDIDFTVVFPGQSSAVAFADYFRRSGYKVSVEKTGSVPELPWDVIVVKHMIPSHNEIAEFENTLSDFASPLGGRNDGWGCFAQPTRH from the coding sequence ATGGCGAATCCCTTTCCAAGCGATGATAACGGTCGTGTTCTACTTCGAATGCAAGAGAATGGCGATGATCTAGCAAAGCCTCGGGATATTGATTTCACGGTCGTGTTTCCCGGGCAGAGTTCTGCGGTGGCATTTGCGGACTACTTCAGGCGATCCGGATACAAAGTTTCCGTCGAAAAGACAGGATCTGTTCCCGAGTTGCCTTGGGATGTGATCGTTGTGAAGCATATGATCCCGTCGCACAACGAAATCGCTGAGTTCGAAAATACGCTCTCGGATTTCGCTTCGCCGTTGGGAGGGCGTAACGATGGGTGGGGGTGCTTTGCTCAGCCGACACGCCATTGA
- the tnpC gene encoding IS66 family transposase codes for MLGVPSKLCSFNCLRSGTGQAVAFPSKLCSFNCLRSGTGQAVAFPHNSDYLPLYRLEDIFARQGFEISRATQSVWCGDVADLAEPLYELMAQRVRSSHVVATDDTIMPMLSKGKTANARMWIYVGDDDHAYNVFDFTLNRGRDGPKHFLKDYRQVLLADAYGGYNGVVAGNEITRARCWAHFRRKVVDAEKAAPEIARVVVEMVRALYSVERQATGLPVAERLKLRQENSVPVVTELREKLLGWKEQLLPKHPMAEALNYALSQWEELTVFCSDGAVPLDNNISEREMKRVVLNRKNSLFVGNARGGRTAAILASLTSTCRRHDVDPQLYLTQLLTNLPSVRISDLAEWLPDEWKRRQSASPDGPMK; via the coding sequence GTGCTCGGAGTTCCCAGTAAGCTCTGTTCGTTCAATTGCTTACGAAGTGGGACGGGTCAGGCTGTCGCCTTTCCCAGTAAGCTCTGTTCGTTCAATTGCTTACGAAGTGGGACGGGTCAGGCTGTCGCCTTTCCACATAATTCCGACTACCTGCCGCTCTACCGGCTGGAAGACATCTTCGCGCGGCAGGGCTTCGAGATTTCTCGCGCCACCCAATCGGTATGGTGCGGCGATGTGGCGGACCTGGCCGAACCGCTGTACGAATTGATGGCGCAGCGAGTGCGGTCCTCGCATGTGGTGGCCACCGACGACACCATCATGCCGATGCTGAGCAAAGGCAAAACGGCGAATGCGCGGATGTGGATCTATGTGGGGGATGACGACCATGCCTACAACGTCTTCGACTTCACGCTGAACCGGGGCCGCGACGGGCCGAAGCATTTTCTGAAAGATTACCGGCAGGTTTTGCTGGCCGATGCCTACGGCGGATACAACGGCGTGGTGGCGGGCAACGAGATCACGCGCGCAAGGTGTTGGGCGCATTTCCGTCGCAAGGTAGTGGACGCGGAGAAGGCGGCGCCGGAGATCGCGCGGGTAGTGGTGGAGATGGTGCGCGCGCTGTACTCTGTGGAGCGTCAGGCGACCGGACTTCCGGTGGCGGAGCGGCTGAAGCTGCGCCAGGAGAACTCGGTGCCGGTGGTGACGGAGTTACGGGAGAAGCTGCTGGGCTGGAAAGAACAGTTGCTGCCGAAGCATCCGATGGCCGAGGCGCTGAACTACGCACTGAGCCAGTGGGAGGAGCTGACGGTGTTCTGCTCCGATGGAGCGGTGCCGCTGGACAACAACATCAGCGAAAGGGAAATGAAGCGAGTGGTGCTGAACCGCAAGAACTCCCTCTTCGTGGGCAACGCGCGCGGAGGCCGGACCGCAGCGATTCTGGCGAGCCTGACGAGTACATGCCGCCGTCACGACGTGGATCCGCAACTGTACCTGACGCAGTTGCTAACCAACCTGCCGTCGGTGCGCATCAGCGACTTGGCCGAGTGGCTGCCGGATGAATGGAAGCGGCGTCAGTCCGCATCGCCTGATGGCCCGATGAAGTAG